The Besnoitia besnoiti strain Bb-Ger1 chromosome IV, whole genome shotgun sequence genome contains a region encoding:
- a CDS encoding oocyst wall protein OWP1 (encoded by transcript BESB_051810), which produces MKLLVPAACVAALSSDAVVRFVLANPGIPPVPSCPPGFALESRGCIRARQVPPITRCPKKSVLAGNECVTKDFAPGIEVCPEGFIEKNRKCRKVINAQPELGCRPGFILQPGGDCIRVIEDEVITRCPPRSKQTSKGCVTVEKLDVILNCPPGYELRKNSCIMAQNIDAVPSCPPGFVIEKEACVRRGAVPPRISCPKGYKAQDNGCVLFEKSDLEVLCPIGEYDGKRHCRKITMQPPVPNCPPGFVFQNGECVRVQEDIARMTCDKNFSLQGERCLKEITVAPEYECPPGATFMKDKCAILTTEKPALVCPDKFILADGVCRSADVRPAEFICPKGYTMEKGNSGCTRSNTAKPALACERGELRKNECAVVQMMPPETACISGGTLAPDGCLFIDTAPLSYRCPTDFKMDVNGKCAIIENVEPDYICPPGFVRSGTKKTSCERYLTSPAAIKCPAGFEPAGTKCMKTSLVEPVATCPEGLVFHQNACIPYKAHGKKKL; this is translated from the exons ATGAAGCTCCTTGTTCCTGCCGCATGTGTTGCGGCACTATCCTCGGACGCTGTTGTCAGATTTGTCCTGGCAAACCCCGGAA TTCCGCCGGTCCCGTCCTGCCCACCTGGCTTCGCCTTGGAATCCAGGGGATGTATTAGGGCTCGGCAAGTTCCGCCAATCACCCGCTGCCCAAAGAAGTCCGTTCTGGCAGGGAACGAATGTGTGACTAAGGATTTTGCTCCCGGGATCGAGGTTTGTCCCGAAGGCTTCATCGAGAAAAACCGCAAATGCCGCAAAGTCATCAATGCGCAGCCAGAGCTAGGCTGCAGACCCGGGTTTATTTTGCAGCCAGGCGGGGATTGCATTCGCGTAATTGAAGACGAGGTCATCACACGCTGCCCTCCGAGAAGCAAACAGACCAGCAAGGGCTGCGTCACGGTGGAGAAACTCGACGTCATACTCA ACTGTCCGCCGGGCTACGAGCTACGCAAGAACTCCTGCATCATGGCTCAGAACATTGACGCAGTACCGTCTTGTCCCCCGGGGTTTGTCATTGAAAAAGAAGCTTGCGTCCGTAGAGGAGCAGTACCGCCTAGGATTTCTTGCCCGAAGGGGTATAAAGCCCAAGACAACGGATGCGTCCTCTTTGAAAAATCCGACCTCGAGGTGCTTTGCCCTATCGGGGAATATGACGG AAAGAGACACTGCCGCAAGATTACCATGCAGCCTCCAGTTCCCAACTGCCCGCCAGGGTTTGTATTCCAGAATGGAGAGTGCGTTCGCGTGCAGGAGGACATTGCCAGAATGACGTGCGATAAGAACTTCAGCTTGCAGGGAGAACGGTGTCTCAAGGAGATTACGGTTGCACCGGAGTACGAGTGTCCCCCAGGAGCGACGTTTATGAAAGACAAGTGTGCGATTCTCACAACAGAGAAACCTGCGCTGGTGTGCCCGGATAAGTTTATCCTGGCGGACGGGGTCTGCAGAAGTGCAGACGTTCGACCTGCAGAATTCATCTGTCCCAAAGGCTATACAATGGAAAAAGGAAACAGTGGCTGTACACGGTCTAACACGGCAAAGCCGGCGCTAGCAtgcgagcgcggagagctCCGCAAGAACGAGTGCGCAGTGGTTCAGATGATGCCTCCCGAAACTGCCTGCATTTCGGGTGGAACGCTGGCGCCAGATGGCTGTCTCTTCATCGACACTGCGCCTCTAAGCTACAGGTGCCCGACGGACTTTAAGATGGACGTCAACGGCAAGTGCGCAATCATCGAGAACGTGGAACCTGACTACATTTGCCCTCCAGGCTTCGTTCGATCCGGAACCAAAAAGACCTCATGCGAAAGATACTTGACGTCCCCCGCAGCTATCAAGTGCCCTGCAGGCTTTGAGCCCGCAGGCACAAAGTGTATGAAAACGTCCCTCGTCGAGCCAGTCGCAACCTGCCCCGAGGGCCTCGTGTTCCACCAGAACGCCTGTATCCCCTACAAAGCCCacgggaagaagaagctaTAA